The proteins below come from a single Cupriavidus pauculus genomic window:
- a CDS encoding phosphate acetyltransferase: MEARHEKYHRLIEFCRALPPMPTAVAHPCDRSALEGAVEAAKAGLIEPLLVGPAARIREVASTCGIDIARFPLIDAPHSEAAAAQAVHAVRAGQAEALMKGSLHTDELMSAVLSRESGLRTARRVSHCFVMDVPGHPNALILTDAAVNIAPTLMEKVDILQNAIDLAHALHIDEVRVAILSAMETVNPKVPSTIEAAALCKMVDRRQITGALVDGPLALDNAIDPEAARIKQIESPVAGRANVLLLPDLEAGNMLAKSLSFLAGADAAGIVLGARVPIILTSRADTVTTRLASCAVAALVAAARRNLV, encoded by the coding sequence ATGGAAGCCCGACACGAAAAGTACCACCGCCTGATCGAATTCTGTCGCGCGTTGCCGCCGATGCCGACGGCCGTGGCGCATCCCTGCGATCGCAGCGCGCTCGAGGGCGCCGTGGAAGCGGCGAAGGCGGGGTTGATCGAGCCGCTGCTGGTCGGTCCGGCGGCGCGTATCCGGGAGGTCGCGAGCACGTGCGGAATCGATATCGCGCGCTTCCCGCTGATCGACGCGCCGCACAGCGAGGCCGCCGCCGCGCAGGCGGTGCATGCGGTGCGCGCGGGGCAGGCAGAGGCCCTGATGAAGGGCAGCCTGCATACGGACGAACTGATGAGCGCGGTGCTGAGCCGCGAGTCGGGACTGCGCACGGCCAGGCGCGTCAGCCACTGCTTCGTCATGGACGTGCCCGGCCATCCCAATGCGCTGATCCTTACCGATGCGGCGGTCAATATCGCGCCGACGCTGATGGAGAAGGTCGATATCCTCCAGAACGCGATCGACCTCGCGCACGCGCTGCATATCGACGAGGTGCGCGTGGCCATCCTGTCCGCGATGGAGACGGTCAACCCCAAGGTGCCGTCCACCATCGAGGCCGCGGCGCTGTGCAAGATGGTGGACCGTCGCCAGATCACCGGTGCGCTTGTCGACGGCCCGCTTGCGCTGGACAACGCCATCGACCCGGAGGCCGCGCGCATCAAGCAGATCGAATCGCCGGTGGCGGGGCGCGCCAACGTGCTGCTGCTGCCGGATCTGGAAGCCGGGAACATGCTCGCGAAGAGCCTGTCGTTCCTGGCCGGCGCCGACGCGGCGGGCATCGTGCTGGGGGCACGCGTGCCCATCATCCTCACCAGTCGGGCCGACACGGTCACGACGCGGCTCGCCTCCTGTGCGGTGGCCGCGCTCGTTGCCGCGGCACGGCGCAACCTGGTATGA
- a CDS encoding DUF3141 domain-containing protein has translation MAADKRMTRAREVGIKSGLVLRKRVAHAREAFAERVRQATPAPGDAPSVASMADPAGAFAYALDAGQRAILFWDTLRERGNQFVEHAVSGLKPVLHFDYDMVLDGRTFDRPVNYALLRIKPPDGVTVDDSRRPYVIIDPRAGHGPGIGGFKDDSQVGVALRAGHPVYFVIFFRDPEPGQTLLDVCEAEQKFVKWVRARHPDSSKPAIVGNCQGGWAAMMVAASDPDDTGPIVINGAPMSYWSGAWQEGEGDNPMRYAGGLLGGTWLASLTADLGDGRFDGAHLVQNFENLNPANTFWDKYYNLYRKIDTEPPRFLEFERWWGGFYLMNREEIEWITRNLFVGNKLWSDGGERATHDHQPEHFDLRNIKSPIILFASMGDNITPPQQAFNWVADLYGSTDEIKARGQVIVGMMHESVGHLGIFVSGKVARKEHKQIVSVLRSIESLPPGLYGMAITETGATDPQSGEPEYEVTFREHRLEDIVERFNRFERVDEKPFETVAGISELNQRAYELFAQPFVQAMSNETTARMLREWHPLRVQNWMFSDLNPWMAWVKPAAEAVRANRQALGDDDPMRQREAAGAEMVSAALDHYRALRDAFMEAAFFGIFGTLRALSPREGDAGARRRAPRVPPEIEQAMAALNKGTYVDALARVAVMLMRDGKPLPLARLELRKELAEDYADLLPEVDTHAWRTTRGLQEIIVRGAPAEALQGLPIMLRDNADRRRLLTLLDKVAADERVIGATPSEDQRAMLARIRAVLSSGSRRPRHVA, from the coding sequence ATGGCGGCTGACAAGCGAATGACGCGTGCCCGCGAGGTGGGCATCAAGAGCGGGCTCGTGTTGCGAAAGCGCGTGGCGCACGCGCGGGAAGCCTTTGCGGAACGCGTCCGGCAGGCGACCCCCGCGCCCGGGGACGCGCCATCGGTCGCGTCGATGGCCGACCCGGCGGGCGCCTTTGCCTATGCGCTCGACGCGGGCCAGCGCGCCATCCTGTTCTGGGACACGCTGCGGGAACGCGGCAACCAGTTCGTCGAGCATGCGGTCTCGGGACTCAAGCCCGTGCTCCATTTCGACTACGACATGGTCCTGGACGGCCGGACCTTCGATCGGCCGGTCAACTACGCGCTGCTGCGCATCAAGCCGCCGGACGGCGTCACCGTGGACGATTCGCGGCGCCCTTACGTGATCATCGATCCGCGCGCGGGGCATGGGCCCGGCATCGGCGGCTTCAAGGACGATTCGCAGGTCGGCGTGGCCCTGCGCGCGGGCCATCCCGTTTACTTCGTGATCTTTTTCCGCGATCCGGAACCCGGGCAGACACTGCTCGACGTTTGCGAGGCCGAGCAGAAGTTCGTCAAATGGGTGCGCGCGCGTCACCCGGACAGCAGCAAGCCGGCGATCGTCGGCAACTGCCAGGGCGGCTGGGCCGCGATGATGGTGGCCGCCTCCGACCCCGACGACACCGGGCCGATCGTCATCAACGGCGCGCCCATGTCGTACTGGAGCGGTGCGTGGCAGGAGGGCGAGGGCGACAACCCGATGCGCTATGCGGGCGGGCTGCTCGGCGGTACGTGGCTCGCGTCGCTGACGGCCGATCTCGGCGACGGCAGGTTCGACGGCGCGCATCTCGTGCAGAACTTCGAGAACCTGAACCCCGCGAACACCTTCTGGGACAAGTACTACAACCTCTACCGCAAGATCGATACCGAGCCGCCCCGGTTCCTCGAGTTCGAGCGCTGGTGGGGCGGCTTCTACCTGATGAACCGCGAAGAGATCGAATGGATCACGCGCAATCTCTTCGTCGGGAACAAGCTCTGGTCCGATGGCGGCGAACGCGCGACGCACGACCACCAGCCCGAGCACTTCGACCTGCGCAATATCAAGTCCCCGATCATCCTGTTCGCCTCGATGGGCGACAACATCACGCCGCCGCAACAGGCGTTCAACTGGGTGGCCGACCTGTACGGCAGCACGGACGAGATCAAGGCGCGCGGGCAGGTCATCGTCGGCATGATGCACGAGTCGGTGGGGCATCTGGGCATCTTCGTGTCCGGCAAGGTCGCCCGCAAGGAACATAAGCAGATCGTATCGGTGCTGCGCAGTATCGAGTCGCTGCCGCCGGGTCTCTACGGCATGGCAATCACCGAGACCGGGGCGACGGATCCGCAATCGGGCGAGCCCGAGTACGAGGTCACGTTCCGCGAACATCGCCTCGAGGACATCGTCGAGCGGTTCAACCGGTTCGAGCGCGTGGACGAGAAACCGTTCGAGACGGTGGCCGGTATCTCCGAGCTCAACCAGCGCGCCTACGAGCTGTTCGCGCAGCCGTTCGTGCAGGCGATGTCCAACGAGACGACGGCGAGAATGCTGCGGGAATGGCATCCGCTGCGCGTGCAGAACTGGATGTTCTCGGACCTGAACCCGTGGATGGCCTGGGTCAAGCCCGCGGCGGAAGCGGTCAGGGCAAACCGCCAGGCGCTCGGGGACGACGATCCCATGCGCCAGCGCGAGGCCGCGGGCGCCGAGATGGTCAGCGCCGCGCTCGACCATTACCGCGCGCTGCGCGATGCGTTCATGGAGGCGGCATTCTTCGGCATCTTCGGCACGCTGCGCGCGCTCTCTCCGCGGGAGGGCGATGCCGGCGCGCGGCGTCGGGCGCCGCGTGTTCCGCCTGAGATCGAGCAGGCGATGGCCGCGCTCAACAAGGGAACCTACGTCGATGCGCTGGCACGCGTGGCCGTCATGCTCATGCGCGACGGCAAGCCATTGCCGCTGGCCCGGCTCGAACTCCGAAAGGAACTGGCGGAGGACTACGCGGATTTGCTGCCCGAGGTCGACACGCATGCCTGGCGCACCACGCGGGGGCTGCAGGAGATCATCGTGCGCGGCGCGCCCGCCGAGGCGCTCCAGGGCCTCCCGATCATGCTGCGGGACAACGCCGACCGTCGCCGCCTGCTGACGCTGCTCGACAAGGTGGCCGCGGACGAACGCGTGATCGGCGCCACGCCGTCGGAGGATCAGCGCGCGATGCTCGCACGGATTCGCGCGGTGCTTTCCAGCGGGTCACGGCGCCCACGTCATGTCGCGTGA
- a CDS encoding decarboxylase, with protein MEQDRIQPETRGLHQFLAASEGRIDRWRTLHRVSRAAGAGSATADDCVAQARALLEELRPLEQLNGYPGPRLFGQVEGRLAQQDWNGLTRLLGRISNALLSNSYRDQRDAWLPDDEGEVLRLPDFLPPSIGHGQSRKPYFEVLIVSPGDRAAWEDLCASFRLLRRDDDPFVYEPVVAGTFEDALLAAIFNFNLQAVVIVDGFSFASAHTSPELREIITRNTPVGTKEGVDDNGVSLARLLRRLRPELDVYLSTDRDVGHLAGSEAAAPLRRIFYGVEEPMEVHLAVLDGVKDRYETPYFDNLKRYAQRPIGTFHALPVARGKSIFKSNWIRDMGEFYGANLFLAESSATTGGLDSLLEPTGNIKKAQDKAARAFGGDRSFFVTNGTSTANKIVHQALLSPGDIVLIDRDCHKSHHYGMVLAGAQPLYIDAYPLTQYSMYGSLAIRPIKEALLALKAEGKLDRARMLVLTNCTFDGHIANVRRTMLECLAIKPDLIFLLDEAWYGYARFSPFLRMRAAMGAAAEIRAMMADPAYRDRYDAFRASVRDLPDTDPRRLDIEQLPDPDRTRVRVYETDSVHKSMSALRQGSIIVVADQDFHTVEAPFKEAFFTHTSTSPNLQIIASIDLARRQMELEGYELVQRALQLAIELRQEINQHPLISKYFRAATPAEMIPEPYRISGFADYAAPGKTVADTAQALRDDEFFLDPTRITLLCGGAGYDGTQFKGLLAERFDIQINKTSRNSVLVQININNTRSDLAHLVKALTDLSRELDRRLEEGGEPERTVFAARVQALVEDVPDLPNFSRFHDALRDDADSRTPEGDMRTAYYLAYRAECCEYLRLNDPRIDQRLADGPELVSAKFVIPYPPGFPIMVPGQVITPETIAFMRKLDVKEIHGFNAARGLELIKPEALAALAAKRMPGGNRHGG; from the coding sequence ATGGAACAGGACCGGATTCAACCGGAGACGCGGGGGCTGCATCAGTTTCTTGCCGCGTCCGAGGGCCGCATCGACCGCTGGCGCACGCTGCATCGCGTCAGCCGCGCGGCGGGCGCGGGGAGCGCGACCGCCGACGATTGCGTCGCGCAGGCGCGCGCATTGCTCGAGGAGTTGCGTCCGCTCGAGCAACTCAATGGCTATCCCGGGCCACGGCTGTTCGGCCAGGTGGAGGGCCGGCTCGCGCAACAGGACTGGAACGGTCTGACGCGGCTGTTGGGCCGCATCAGCAACGCGCTGCTCTCCAACAGCTACCGCGACCAGCGCGATGCCTGGCTGCCGGACGACGAAGGCGAGGTGCTGCGTCTGCCGGACTTTCTGCCGCCCTCGATCGGACACGGGCAGAGCCGCAAGCCGTATTTCGAGGTACTGATCGTCTCGCCGGGCGACCGCGCCGCGTGGGAGGACCTCTGCGCCTCGTTTCGCCTGCTGCGCCGCGACGACGATCCCTTCGTCTACGAGCCTGTGGTCGCGGGCACGTTCGAAGACGCGCTGCTTGCGGCGATCTTCAACTTCAACCTCCAGGCGGTGGTCATCGTCGATGGCTTCTCGTTCGCCTCGGCCCATACGTCTCCGGAGTTGCGCGAGATCATCACGCGCAATACGCCGGTGGGCACGAAGGAGGGCGTCGATGACAACGGCGTGTCGCTCGCGCGATTGCTGCGCCGGCTGCGGCCCGAGCTCGACGTCTATCTGTCCACCGATCGCGATGTGGGACATCTGGCGGGCTCCGAAGCGGCCGCGCCGCTCCGCCGGATCTTTTATGGCGTGGAAGAGCCCATGGAAGTCCATCTGGCCGTGCTGGACGGCGTGAAGGACCGCTACGAGACGCCGTACTTCGACAACCTCAAGCGCTACGCGCAGCGGCCCATCGGCACCTTCCATGCATTGCCGGTGGCACGCGGGAAGTCGATCTTCAAGTCGAACTGGATTCGCGACATGGGCGAGTTCTACGGGGCAAACCTGTTCCTCGCGGAATCGTCGGCGACCACGGGTGGGCTGGACAGCCTGCTCGAGCCCACGGGCAATATCAAGAAGGCGCAGGACAAGGCCGCGCGCGCATTCGGCGGCGATCGCAGCTTTTTCGTGACGAACGGCACCTCCACGGCCAACAAGATCGTGCATCAGGCGCTGCTGTCCCCCGGGGATATCGTGCTGATCGATCGCGACTGCCACAAGTCGCATCACTACGGCATGGTGCTGGCCGGTGCGCAGCCGCTATATATCGACGCCTATCCGCTGACGCAGTACTCGATGTACGGCAGCCTCGCTATCCGGCCCATCAAGGAGGCGCTGCTCGCCCTGAAGGCCGAAGGCAAGCTCGACCGTGCGCGGATGCTGGTGCTGACCAATTGCACGTTCGACGGGCATATCGCCAATGTCCGCCGCACGATGCTGGAATGCCTGGCCATCAAGCCGGACCTGATCTTCCTGTTGGACGAAGCGTGGTACGGCTATGCGCGCTTCTCGCCGTTCCTGCGCATGCGCGCGGCCATGGGCGCGGCGGCCGAGATACGCGCGATGATGGCGGACCCGGCCTATCGCGATCGCTACGATGCGTTCCGGGCCTCGGTCCGGGACCTGCCCGATACCGATCCGCGGCGGCTGGACATCGAGCAGCTACCGGACCCCGATCGCACGCGCGTACGCGTCTACGAGACCGACTCCGTGCACAAGTCGATGTCGGCCCTGCGGCAGGGCTCCATCATCGTGGTGGCCGATCAGGATTTCCATACGGTCGAGGCGCCCTTCAAGGAAGCGTTCTTCACGCATACCTCCACGTCGCCGAACCTGCAGATCATCGCGTCGATCGATCTCGCGCGCCGGCAGATGGAACTGGAAGGTTACGAACTGGTCCAGCGTGCGCTGCAACTGGCCATCGAACTGCGTCAGGAGATCAACCAGCATCCGCTGATCTCGAAGTATTTCCGCGCCGCCACGCCGGCCGAGATGATTCCCGAGCCGTACCGCATCTCGGGCTTCGCCGACTATGCGGCGCCGGGCAAGACCGTGGCCGATACCGCGCAGGCCCTGCGCGACGACGAATTCTTCCTCGATCCCACGCGCATCACGCTGCTGTGCGGAGGCGCGGGCTACGACGGCACGCAGTTCAAGGGGCTGCTCGCGGAGAGGTTCGATATCCAGATCAACAAGACGTCGCGCAACAGCGTGCTGGTGCAGATCAATATCAACAACACGCGCAGCGACCTCGCCCACCTCGTCAAGGCGCTGACGGATCTGTCCCGCGAACTCGATCGCCGGCTGGAGGAGGGCGGAGAGCCCGAGCGCACGGTGTTTGCGGCGCGCGTCCAGGCGCTCGTGGAGGACGTGCCGGACCTGCCCAACTTCAGCCGGTTCCACGATGCCCTGCGCGACGATGCGGACAGCCGCACGCCGGAAGGCGATATGCGCACCGCGTACTACCTGGCCTATCGGGCCGAGTGCTGCGAATACCTCCGGCTGAACGATCCGCGCATCGACCAGCGGCTGGCTGACGGCCCCGAACTCGTGTCCGCCAAGTTCGTTATCCCATATCCGCCCGGCTTTCCGATCATGGTGCCGGGCCAGGTGATCACGCCCGAAACCATTGCGTTCATGCGCAAGCTGGATGTCAAGGAAATCCACGGCTTCAACGCCGCGCGCGGTCTGGAACTGATCAAGCCGGAGGCGCTCGCCGCATTGGCGGCGAAGCGCATGCCGGGAGGAAATCGCCATGGCGGCTGA
- a CDS encoding bifunctional aspartate transaminase/aspartate 4-decarboxylase: MNKRDTSNLASLSPFELKDELIKLAGSVSNRLMLNAGRGNPNFLATTPRHGFWQLGLFAMIESERSFSYLSSGVGGFPRRAGIEERFDLFVRAHHDVPGVPFLAGAVSYVRDQLGLDGGDFLYEMCEGILACNYPVPDRMLRLSEKIVKQYIRREMIGKHPFAGDFDLYAVEGGTAAMTYLFSSMRTNHLLRPGDVIALGKPIFTPYIEIPELAEYQLHEIAIDADPAGGWQYPKKELDKLRDPKVKAFFLVNPSNPPSVRVSDESLAYIAEIVKERPDLIILTDDVYGTFADDFVSLFAMCPYNTILVYSYSKYFGATGWRLGVIATHKTNLLDHTIGKHPKDVAGALNKRYASITTTPEKLLFIDRVVADSRTVALNHTAGLSTPQQVQMVLFSLFSLMDTAETYKQTMKQLIRSRKAALYRGMGAAAEAPDANVVDYYTLLDVEQMSREVGPEFVAWLLDSIQPYELLFRLAEEAGVVLLPGGGFGTHHPSGRVSLANLNEEDYVKIGRSVRKLRDEYLERYRASHGKSSKGKKT; this comes from the coding sequence ATGAACAAGCGGGATACATCGAATCTGGCGAGTCTCTCGCCATTCGAACTCAAGGACGAACTCATCAAGCTTGCCGGCAGCGTGTCGAACCGGCTGATGCTCAACGCGGGCCGCGGGAATCCAAATTTCCTGGCCACCACGCCTCGCCATGGGTTCTGGCAGCTCGGACTGTTCGCGATGATCGAGTCCGAACGTTCGTTTTCGTATTTGTCGTCCGGCGTCGGCGGATTCCCCCGCCGCGCCGGTATCGAGGAGCGCTTCGACCTGTTCGTACGCGCGCATCACGACGTGCCGGGCGTGCCGTTCCTGGCCGGTGCGGTGTCCTATGTGCGTGACCAGCTGGGTCTGGACGGCGGCGATTTCCTGTACGAGATGTGCGAAGGCATCCTGGCCTGCAACTACCCCGTGCCCGATCGCATGCTTCGGCTCTCCGAAAAGATCGTCAAGCAGTACATCCGCCGCGAAATGATCGGCAAGCATCCGTTCGCGGGCGACTTCGACCTCTACGCGGTCGAGGGCGGCACGGCCGCGATGACCTATCTGTTCTCGTCGATGCGCACGAATCACCTGCTGCGCCCGGGCGATGTGATCGCCCTCGGCAAGCCGATCTTTACGCCGTATATCGAGATTCCGGAGCTCGCCGAGTATCAGCTGCACGAGATCGCGATCGATGCGGATCCGGCGGGCGGCTGGCAGTACCCGAAGAAGGAGCTCGACAAGCTGCGCGACCCCAAGGTCAAGGCCTTCTTCCTCGTCAATCCGAGCAATCCGCCGTCGGTGCGCGTGAGCGACGAGAGCCTTGCCTATATCGCCGAGATCGTCAAGGAACGGCCGGACCTCATCATCCTGACCGACGACGTGTATGGCACCTTCGCCGACGACTTCGTGTCGCTGTTCGCCATGTGCCCCTACAACACGATCCTCGTGTACTCGTACTCGAAGTACTTCGGCGCCACGGGCTGGCGGCTCGGCGTGATCGCGACGCACAAGACCAACCTGCTCGACCATACGATCGGCAAGCATCCCAAGGATGTGGCGGGCGCGCTGAACAAGCGCTACGCGTCCATCACCACGACGCCCGAGAAGCTGCTGTTTATCGACCGCGTCGTCGCCGACAGCCGCACGGTTGCCCTCAATCACACCGCGGGGCTATCGACGCCGCAGCAGGTCCAGATGGTGCTCTTCTCGCTGTTCTCGCTCATGGACACCGCCGAGACCTACAAGCAGACCATGAAGCAGCTGATCCGCAGCCGCAAGGCGGCGCTCTACCGCGGCATGGGCGCGGCGGCCGAGGCGCCCGATGCGAACGTCGTGGATTACTACACGCTGCTCGATGTGGAACAGATGAGCCGCGAGGTGGGACCCGAGTTCGTCGCCTGGCTGCTCGACTCGATCCAGCCCTACGAGCTGCTGTTCCGGCTGGCGGAGGAAGCGGGCGTGGTGCTGCTGCCCGGTGGCGGCTTCGGTACGCATCACCCTTCGGGCCGCGTGTCGCTGGCCAATCTCAACGAGGAGGACTACGTCAAGATCGGCCGCTCGGTCCGCAAGCTGCGCGACGAGTACCTCGAACGTTACCGGGCATCGCATGGCAAGTCGTCGAAGGGAAAAAAGACGTAA
- the aspT gene encoding aspartate-alanine antiporter, whose product MTWFVNTLRAYPEIAIFLALGVGYWIGGKSFKGFSLGAVTSTLLVAIVIGILGVKISGNVKSVFFLIFLFAVGYGVGPQFVRGIARDGLPQAIFAVVMAVLSLAASLAAAMLAGYDLGSAAGLFAGSQTISASMGLATDAINRLGLPPDEAKALLDGMPIAYAVTYIFGTVGSAIILAQIGPKLLGIDLQAACRDYEKMLGAGAGGAEGATEWHEFEVRAYSVAPDSIFIGKTVGELEAGTRDGVRAFVERIRRNGKIIEVELDTRIEGNDIVAIGGKRDQLILRLGPSGREVQDAELLDIPTEGVDIYVTNKEVDDKPLEELARWPGARGVFLRKIKRGPTETMIPVLPKTRLYRGDVITVVGRTQDINAAARRIGYVDRPTTVTDVAFVSLAIFVGALVGAVVIKVADIPLTISTAGGALIAGIIFGWFRAIHPTFGRIPEPTLWFMNSVGLNMFIAVVGISAGPGFIAGLQKLGVSLFLWGIFATAVPLVLGMLIAKFVFRFHPALILGICAGARTTTAALGMVCDAAKSQVPGLGYTVTYAVGNTLLTIWGMVMIMILA is encoded by the coding sequence ATGACCTGGTTCGTCAACACGCTGCGCGCCTACCCCGAGATCGCCATCTTCCTGGCCCTCGGGGTTGGCTACTGGATCGGCGGGAAAAGCTTCAAGGGGTTCAGCCTGGGCGCGGTGACGTCGACGCTGCTCGTGGCCATCGTCATCGGGATTCTCGGCGTGAAGATCTCCGGTAACGTGAAATCGGTCTTCTTCCTCATCTTTCTGTTCGCCGTGGGTTACGGCGTGGGTCCGCAGTTCGTGCGCGGTATCGCCCGCGATGGCCTGCCGCAGGCGATCTTCGCGGTGGTCATGGCGGTGCTGTCGCTGGCGGCGTCGCTCGCAGCCGCGATGCTTGCCGGCTACGACCTCGGTTCCGCGGCCGGGCTGTTCGCCGGCTCGCAAACCATCTCCGCGTCGATGGGGCTGGCCACGGATGCCATCAACCGCCTTGGTCTCCCGCCGGACGAGGCCAAGGCGCTGCTCGACGGCATGCCGATCGCCTATGCGGTGACCTATATCTTCGGCACTGTCGGCTCGGCCATCATCCTCGCGCAAATCGGGCCGAAACTGCTCGGTATCGATCTGCAGGCGGCATGCCGCGACTACGAGAAGATGCTCGGCGCGGGCGCGGGTGGCGCGGAAGGCGCGACGGAATGGCACGAGTTCGAGGTACGTGCTTATTCGGTGGCGCCCGACAGCATCTTTATCGGCAAGACCGTCGGCGAGCTCGAAGCGGGCACCCGCGACGGCGTGCGCGCCTTTGTCGAGCGCATTCGCCGCAATGGCAAGATCATCGAGGTGGAACTGGACACGCGTATCGAAGGCAACGACATCGTGGCCATCGGCGGCAAGCGCGACCAGCTGATCCTGCGGCTCGGCCCCAGCGGCCGCGAGGTACAGGACGCCGAACTGCTCGACATTCCCACCGAAGGCGTCGATATCTACGTCACGAACAAGGAGGTCGACGACAAGCCGCTCGAGGAACTCGCGCGCTGGCCGGGCGCGCGCGGGGTCTTTCTCCGGAAGATCAAGCGCGGCCCGACGGAGACGATGATTCCCGTGCTGCCGAAGACGCGCCTGTACCGTGGCGACGTGATCACCGTGGTGGGCCGCACGCAGGACATCAATGCCGCTGCGCGGCGCATCGGGTATGTCGATCGCCCCACGACGGTGACCGATGTCGCGTTCGTATCGCTGGCGATCTTCGTCGGCGCATTGGTCGGTGCCGTCGTGATCAAGGTGGCGGACATCCCGCTGACGATCTCCACGGCCGGCGGCGCGCTGATCGCGGGCATCATCTTCGGCTGGTTCCGCGCCATCCATCCCACGTTCGGCCGGATTCCGGAGCCAACCCTGTGGTTCATGAACTCGGTGGGCCTGAACATGTTTATCGCGGTAGTGGGCATCTCCGCGGGGCCGGGCTTTATCGCCGGGCTGCAGAAACTCGGGGTCAGCCTGTTCCTGTGGGGGATCTTTGCCACGGCCGTGCCGCTGGTGCTCGGCATGCTGATCGCGAAGTTCGTGTTCCGCTTCCATCCGGCGCTGATCCTCGGTATCTGCGCGGGCGCGCGCACGACGACGGCGGCACTGGGCATGGTCTGCGATGCGGCAAAGAGCCAGGTGCCCGGCCTGGGCTATACCGTCACCTATGCGGTCGGCAATACGCTGCTGACGATCTGGGGGATGGTCATGATCATGATTCTCGCGTGA
- a CDS encoding AI-2E family transporter: protein MSRSMFPVARVSRTLIDVYIRFSLIALLAVFCFQIFRPFLDLIVWSLILAITLYPLHLRLQRRILAGHGRTATLLIVLVIAVVLVPTYLLGTALIESGEHAMSVARSGELRIPPPAQSVASWPVVGQRVYDFWLLASTDATAVVQKLTPQIKALGVTVLGAVGGVGAGLLVFVGALVVAGIFMAYGQSGARAAVQIASRISGPERGPVIVDLCTATIRAVAQGVIGIAFIQMLLIGIAFVVKGVPGAGLLALAVLLLGIMQLPASLVTIPVIIFVFFTGGVSTANVAFAVYVFVAGLVDNVLKPMLLGRGVAVPMPVVLIGALGGMISGGVIGLFIGPVALAVAYQLFWQWVEDVPPADDDTRALTRES from the coding sequence ATGTCACGATCCATGTTCCCGGTCGCGCGCGTCTCGCGCACGCTGATCGACGTCTATATCCGGTTCAGCCTTATCGCGCTGCTGGCGGTGTTCTGCTTCCAGATCTTCCGGCCGTTCCTGGATCTCATCGTCTGGTCGCTGATCCTCGCCATCACGCTCTATCCGCTGCATCTGCGTCTGCAACGCAGGATTCTGGCCGGGCATGGACGCACCGCCACGCTGCTGATCGTGCTGGTGATCGCCGTGGTGCTCGTGCCGACCTATCTGCTCGGTACCGCATTGATCGAATCGGGCGAGCACGCGATGTCGGTGGCGCGCAGCGGGGAGCTTCGCATCCCGCCGCCTGCGCAGTCGGTCGCAAGCTGGCCCGTGGTCGGCCAGCGCGTCTATGACTTCTGGCTGCTCGCGTCGACCGATGCGACCGCCGTCGTGCAGAAACTCACGCCACAGATCAAGGCGCTCGGCGTCACGGTGCTCGGGGCCGTCGGTGGCGTCGGCGCGGGGCTGCTGGTATTCGTCGGCGCGCTGGTCGTTGCCGGCATCTTCATGGCGTACGGGCAGTCGGGCGCGCGCGCCGCGGTACAGATCGCGTCGCGCATTTCGGGGCCCGAGCGTGGGCCCGTCATCGTGGACTTGTGCACGGCGACCATCCGCGCGGTGGCGCAGGGCGTGATCGGCATCGCCTTCATTCAGATGCTGCTGATCGGCATCGCGTTCGTCGTCAAGGGCGTGCCCGGCGCGGGGCTGCTCGCGCTGGCGGTGCTGCTGCTCGGGATCATGCAGCTGCCGGCATCGCTGGTCACGATACCGGTCATCATCTTCGTGTTCTTTACGGGGGGCGTGAGCACGGCCAACGTCGCGTTTGCGGTGTACGTCTTCGTCGCGGGGCTCGTCGACAATGTGCTCAAGCCCATGCTGCTGGGCCGCGGCGTCGCGGTGCCGATGCCCGTGGTGCTGATCGGCGCGCTGGGCGGCATGATCAGCGGCGGTGTCATCGGCCTGTTTATCGGGCCGGTGGCGCTCGCCGTGGCTTATCAGCTGTTCTGGCAGTGGGTGGAGGACGTGCCGCCGGCCGACGACGACACGCGCGCGCTCACGCGAGAATCATGA